A stretch of DNA from Desulfosarcina ovata subsp. ovata:
CAGCACCTTTCTGATATCAGCCATCAGATACATAACCCTGGATTTTATTGTTTAGCGTCGTTAAAGGGCGCCCTGGTTAAAAAGTTTCCCCATGTTTATAGTGATTCTGAGGTGTCTAAGGCCCTTGAAGGTTTGGAAGCATTGCTATCCCGTCTTCATGAACAAGGATTGCTGCTAAAAAGAAGGCGGAAGAACATTCAGTTAATAAAATGGCTGAATGCTTACATCAGCCAGATGAGGGCAAGCAATCCGCATCTGGTCATCAACATTGACATTCAGGATAACAATCTGACAAATAGTAAAATAACCGGGACATATGAGCAACTTGAAGGCATCTTTGAAAACCTATTTACCAATAGTACTCGAGCGATCATTGCTCGACAGCAACAAGATGACGCTGTTATCGGGAAAATTTATATCACTGTAAAATTAAAGGGCAAAACGATTATTGTCACGTTTCAAGATAATGGGTTGCCATATAAAACCGTTTCCGGCAGAGGCTGGCCACAGATGTCAAACATCATGAAAGAAATGGGTGGCAAGATTTGCAAGGAAGAAGATCCCTACCGCATCCATTTGAAATTTAATATTATAAATACAAAAGGAGGAGAATGAAATGAAAGCAAAAGTATTATTTTTTGACGATATTTTCAGTGATATATTCAGAGAAAAACATCTAAAAGAGGAACTGGCATGGGACGATAACTGGATAGATTCGATTTCTAAATCACTTGATGAGTCTACGCAAAGGATCGGAGTCAGTTTCGAGATCATTAAAAGTGGCGAAATCGATGCGTGGGAAGCGTTAATTAAAAAGGAGAACCCGGACATCATTTTGCTTGATCTTTTCTGGGTCGAACAGGCACAGCAGAAATATAATGATCGAAATCGAGCAGTGGACATCAGCATGGATGTCATGCAGCAGGTTCGCAAGTCGTTTCCTTCTATTCCTGTTGTTTGTTATACGATCAAGCCTGATTATCAATTGATGGAAAGAGCGTATGAAGCAGGCGCCACTTTTTTCCTTGAAAAGGTTCCGCTGGCAATCCCGGAGGTTCACAGCTCATTGAAGTATATTTTAATTTATTTGATACGACAGGTGCAAAAAGAGAATCTTATCATGGAGCCTGATTTTTAATATCCAGGAAATCTAATGCACTATCTTCTGCCGCGTCAGTCAACGGCCTGTTTATCAATAGCACGGGAGATGAATTATGGTTGAAGAGGTACGCCCGAACTTATTTCGAGTTAAAATCCCCCTGCCTGACAGCCCGCTGAGATTTTTAAACTCGTATATTATTATTTCAACTAAAAGAAATCTAATCATTGACACGGGGCTTAACCGGCAAGAATGTTTTGAAGCAATGAAATCGGCCCTTAAGGAATTGAAGGTAAAACTGGAGGTCACGGATTTTTTCATCACGCATCTTCATGCCGATCATTTTGGTCTTTTATCAAAACTGGTTACAGAATCTTCCAAAGTATATTTCAATCGTCCTGATGCAGAGATTATCGAGTCATGGGAAGGTTTTGAAACAATGATCGCATACGCTGGCCGAAGCGGGTTTCCTGAAGGCAAACTTCGATCTGCCCTTACCCAGCACCCTGGATATAAATTTGGGTCCGATTGGGTTCCGAAATTAAACATCCTTAAAGACGGAGACCATATCGATATCGGTGAGTATCACTTTCAATGCATCGAAACCCCAGGACATACACTGGGGCACACATGCCTATATGAACCTGATAAAAAAATATTGGTGTCGGGCGATCACGTTCTTCAGGACATAAGCCCGAACATACAGTGCTGGTCAGATGATGAAAATCCGCTGAAAAGCTATCTAAAAAGCCTTGAAAAGGTCTTTGAGCTTGATGCAGATCTGGTTCTGCCTGGGCATCGGCGACTTTTCAACGACCACCGGCAGCGGATCAGGGAACTTCAAACCCATCATTCAAGACGGCTGACTGAGATTCAAGACATCCTAAGTAATAGCCCTATAAGTGCCTATGAAACAGCTTCACAAATGACCTGGGATATTCGGGCCGATAGCTGGAAGGCGTTTCCCCTTATGCAACAGTGGTTTGCTACCGGAGAGGCCATCTCACATTTACGCTATCTTGAAGAAAAACGAATGATAAGAAGGAAAATGGCTGATAATATGGTTAAATTTTTAATACCCTCTGACCGCTCTTTAACGCAAATTATAAAAAATGAACCCACACTTCGAAACACGGGATAGCCTAATCATATTTCTCATTGACAATTGTTCTTCTTTGGTGTTTTTGTTTTTGTATATTAGTAGTTCTACACGAAATGGTTGCCCAAGCTGTTTTATACTTCTCAATGTTGATGAACTCGTAAAAAGTACCCAAAATGCTATTTTTACAAATTGCCAGCCAATGATTTCAAATGGTTGCAAGGTCGAAATTTGAGAATTTCGACTTTTTACGAGACTGTCAATGTTGGTACCAACCGTTTTTTGCTGTCATTGTAAAATGGCTGAATAAAAATCTTAATAGGAGGGGAATCAATGAAAGCAGCTGTTTTTTATGGACCTGGGAAAAAACTAAAGTTTGAAGAAGTTCCTACTCCCCGGATCGGTCCAAACGAGATTTTGGTAA
This window harbors:
- a CDS encoding response regulator; amino-acid sequence: MKAKVLFFDDIFSDIFREKHLKEELAWDDNWIDSISKSLDESTQRIGVSFEIIKSGEIDAWEALIKKENPDIILLDLFWVEQAQQKYNDRNRAVDISMDVMQQVRKSFPSIPVVCYTIKPDYQLMERAYEAGATFFLEKVPLAIPEVHSSLKYILIYLIRQVQKENLIMEPDF
- a CDS encoding MBL fold metallo-hydrolase: MVEEVRPNLFRVKIPLPDSPLRFLNSYIIISTKRNLIIDTGLNRQECFEAMKSALKELKVKLEVTDFFITHLHADHFGLLSKLVTESSKVYFNRPDAEIIESWEGFETMIAYAGRSGFPEGKLRSALTQHPGYKFGSDWVPKLNILKDGDHIDIGEYHFQCIETPGHTLGHTCLYEPDKKILVSGDHVLQDISPNIQCWSDDENPLKSYLKSLEKVFELDADLVLPGHRRLFNDHRQRIRELQTHHSRRLTEIQDILSNSPISAYETASQMTWDIRADSWKAFPLMQQWFATGEAISHLRYLEEKRMIRRKMADNMVKFLIPSDRSLTQIIKNEPTLRNTG